Genomic DNA from Candidatus Acidiferrales bacterium:
AAGTTTTCATTTTATCCATCCACTGCGGAGATTTGCGAACACCACATAAGACTAGAACGAACAATATGGCCGATCTGCCGCTACTTTTCCGCCGCCGCGGCGCGACGCTTGGCCTTAATCAATACGTCGATTGAATCGGGGCGGCCATTCCAAAAATCGAGCCGTATGCGGCCGTCAGGAAGTTGCTTTACCGTCGCGGGAATGGCGCTGGCGGTCAAATACCATCCCGCGGGCAAGACGACAGCGTTGCGCGAACGGCCAAAACTGCGGTCGAAAACCAGTTCGTCACCATCCAGACGGTAACTGACGGGCGCGGTGTACGTCTCTGAAATTCGCAAACGAGTCGATTGGCCTTTTTTCACCGGCGGAAACGGGATCACGACGACCTGCGTGGTTGGAGTTACAGGTTCGTTTCCCACGCTGATTTTGGCGGCGGCAAGCTCAGCGCCGGTCATGATGCGGCTTTGCAGTTTATCGCCTGTGTCGAGAATGTACGCTGAAGGATTTGAAACGGTGCTGCCTTCGCGGACGACGTTGAGATACTTGTCGGCGCCAGGACGCGACTCGGTGTAGTCGTGATAGAGGCTGAAGGAGTGAGTATCCGGCTGGTTGAGGAAGTAAACGATGTCGCGGTCCTGATGGGCGCGCTCGGAGAGGCGCTGACGTTCGGTTTCACCTTCGAATGGCGCTTCCCAACTGCGCGCTGAAGTTGGCGCGCGAGGCGCAGCGCCAGCCCCTGTTTGCGCGCCGAGTTTTGCTTTGACGATCAGTGGAGCTTCACCGGCGCTGCCGTTCATGAAACTGATTGAAACGCGGCCGTCCGGCTCGGTCAGAACTTGCGAAGGCACGTTGCAACCGACCAACTCATATCCCGCGGGGAGCACGATTTTGTTGCGTTTGATTCCGAGCGGGCGATTGAAAACGATTTTGTCGCCGTCGCGATAGTAGCTTTTCGCGTCTTTGTACGTTTTCAAGATTACGATGCGGCCCTGACCCTCCGGCGGCACGGGCCGGGCCAGAGTGACTTTGATGTAATCCGTGGCTGCATCGGCGTCCGTCATCAATGGATCCCTGCGTGCATCCGCGCCACTGACCACTTCGAAGTGAAGCGGTTCGCCCGTCATGGCATCGTAAACAGATTCGTCGCTGGCCACACTGCCCTTGCGGATCGGGTTAAAGAAATACTTCGCGCCAGCGGTGGTGGCTGTGATTTCGTAATAGATCTTGAAACTCGCGGTGTCGGGCGCGAGCAGTTCGTAACGTGTGTAGGCGTCCGTCTCCGTTTGACGAGTTGCCGATGGCGCGACACCCGCGCCAGACGGAGCCTGTTGCGCACGGACCGTAACAGCGCCCAGCAATAACGCAGTCAGGGCGAGCGTGCGAACCAATGCTCTGCGCATAAGTGGTCTCCTTAGCTCGGCATAATGCCGAATCGCGCCCACGCATCTTCTCCGAATTGCCGCGAGGTGTAAATAGGTGGAATTCGGCCGTGCCCGGGGCGAGCCGAGGAACAGGACGAGCCGGAACATGCAACCATTTGAAGTGGGAATTCGTCCCAAGAATTGTGCACTTGCGACGCATTTAGCCGCGGGAGAATCGAACATGAGAAAAATGCTGCTCGGAGTTTCGATGTTGTGCTTGCTGCTGTCGGCACCCAGCGGAATTGCGAAAGATCCGCCAAAGGACCAGCCAAAGCCCGTGAAACTTGTGCTGTCTCCCGCGTCAACGATTCCGACCGCCGATATTTTGAAGAATCTCCGCGTGAAGTGCCCGAACGTCTCGATCACGCTGGATTCGACGAAATCGGACTACATGCTCGAAGCGGGCGGCTGGCCCGGCAATTACAAGTTCACGATGTTCAAGCCGGGAGGGCAGGCGGTGTTTGCAACGACGACGCATATACTGAGCAATGCCGTGAAAGACGTCTGCGGATTCATTAAGACGCAAAAGTAAGAACCTCGCACCCGTAACCTCATGCCGTCCGAGATAAACGTTGTGTACAAGTCTACCCAGCCGTTGCCAGAGATGCGGGACTTGCGGCTTCGCGTCACGCGGCGAGGCTCGCGGCAAACACGCGACTGATGCATTGCCGCGCGAGGCGGCCAAGCGTATATTGTCGAGGACACAAGGAAGCAAAATAGAGATTTCCGGCAACATTTAGGAGGATTCCTTGGCGAAACGCTATGGGTATGTAGTGTGCTTTTTTCTGCTGGCGGCGCTGCCGCTAGTGGCGCAGGCTCCGGCACTTTCCGACATGTACGCGCAAATTCGCGCCGAAGAGACGAATAATTCGAAGATTATGTGGATCATCCATGAAGTTGCCGATGTGTACGGTCCGCGCGTGACGGGCACACCGAATCTGAAGGCGGCGGATGATTGGGCGGTTCGGACGATGACTTCGTGGGGATTGCAAAACGCGCATCTGGAGCCGTGGACTTTTCAGCCGCCGACTGCAGCGACACCAGTCCCTGGATGGGAAAACATGGAACTCTCGGCGGAAGCTGTCGGGCCGTTTCACGGGCAATTAATGGTCGAGCCGCTGGCGTGGACGCCGAGCACGCAAGGCACAGTTACGGCGAATGTTGTGATGCTGGTCCCGCCGGGACTCGCCGCAGTCGGCGGCGGATTTGGCGGCAGGCCGGGTGCTGCTGCGCCCGCCGCGCCGTCTTGGGCGCCTCCACCAATGCCGCAGCCGCAGAAGGAAGAGCGCCCGCAACAGCCCACGCGCGCGGAACTTGACGCCTATCTGAATTCCATGAAGGACAAAGTTCGTGGGGCGATCGTGCTGGTGGGCAATCATGTGGAAGTGCCAGAAGAGATGGATCCCGCGCCGATGCGCCGACCGGAGGATGAATGGAAAGCGCGCTTTGATCCCAACAATCCGCAGCGCAACCCGTTCGGAAATCGCCCGCAGCCGGCACCGTTGGGGCCGGGACAATTGTCGCGGCAAGAAGTGGCGAGGGCGGTCGATCAGTTCCTGGTCGACAATGGAGCGCTGGTGCGGATCAACGACGCGGGCCGGGCACACGGAGTGATCGTGGCGCAACAGAACAATACGTACGACTGGTCGAGAACCGTGCCCACACTTGTGATGCGCAATGAGGATTATGGGCGCATCTCGCGCATCGTCGCCGATGGCACACCGGTGACGCTGCGCATCAACATTCAAAACAAGGAATACCCCGAGGGCACGACCGTCTATAACGCAATTGGCGAGATTCCCGGCACCGACAAGAAGGACGAAATTGTGATGCTAGGAGGCCACTACGATTCCTGGCATGACGCGACGGGCGCCACCGACAACGGTATCGGCTCGTCGATGATGCTGGAAGCAGTGCGAATACTGGCATCGCTTCACGTGAAACCGCGAAGAACGATTCGTGTGGCGCTGTGGAGCGGCGAAGAAGAGGGTTTGCTGGGCTCGCTCGCTTACGTCAAGCAGCACTTTGGCAGCTTCGAAGATCCCAAACCCGAGTACGCAAAACTGGACGCGTATTTCAACATTGATTCCGGCACAGGCAAGCCCCGCGGCGCGAGCGTATTTGGTCCCGCGGATGCGGTTACGATGGTTCGCGACGCGCTGATGCCGTTTCAAACTTGGGGATTCACGGGCGTGAGCGCAAGCGCGAGCCGGGCGACGGGCGGAACAGACAGCACTTCATTCAACAACGCGGGACTGCCGGGTATCGGCCTGGCGCAGGACCCATTTGACTACGGCAGCTTCACGCATCACACCAATCTGGACACGTATGAGCGGATTTACGAAGAGGACGTGCGCGAAGGCGCGGTGGAAATTGCATCGGCCGTGTACGCAGTGGCAATGGCCGATCAAATGGTACCTCGTTACAAGGCAG
This window encodes:
- a CDS encoding M20/M25/M40 family metallo-hydrolase, whose amino-acid sequence is MAKRYGYVVCFFLLAALPLVAQAPALSDMYAQIRAEETNNSKIMWIIHEVADVYGPRVTGTPNLKAADDWAVRTMTSWGLQNAHLEPWTFQPPTAATPVPGWENMELSAEAVGPFHGQLMVEPLAWTPSTQGTVTANVVMLVPPGLAAVGGGFGGRPGAAAPAAPSWAPPPMPQPQKEERPQQPTRAELDAYLNSMKDKVRGAIVLVGNHVEVPEEMDPAPMRRPEDEWKARFDPNNPQRNPFGNRPQPAPLGPGQLSRQEVARAVDQFLVDNGALVRINDAGRAHGVIVAQQNNTYDWSRTVPTLVMRNEDYGRISRIVADGTPVTLRINIQNKEYPEGTTVYNAIGEIPGTDKKDEIVMLGGHYDSWHDATGATDNGIGSSMMLEAVRILASLHVKPRRTIRVALWSGEEEGLLGSLAYVKQHFGSFEDPKPEYAKLDAYFNIDSGTGKPRGASVFGPADAVTMVRDALMPFQTWGFTGVSASASRATGGTDSTSFNNAGLPGIGLAQDPFDYGSFTHHTNLDTYERIYEEDVREGAVEIASAVYAVAMADQMVPRYKAEDMPKPVPEPGPGSLATPAQRAATGAGANK